A segment of the Longimicrobium sp. genome:
GATTTGCAGCAGGCTACAGGCCGCCGCCGGGGGGGAGCTCCCCCGCGGCGGCGGCCCGATTTTCAGGGGACCGACCATGAGCAGCGAACACATCACCGGCAGCTATCAGCCCGCCGAGGTCGAGCGGAAGTGGCAGGCGCGCTGGGACGAGCGGGGGACCAACACGTGGACGGAGGAGGAGCTCCGCACGGCCGCGCGCCCCTTCTACAACCTGATGATGTTTCCGTACCCGTCCGCCGAAGGGCTGCACGTGGGGAACATCTACGCCTTCACCGGCGCCGACATCTTTGGCCGCTTCAAGCGGCTGCAGGGGTACGACGTCTTCGAGCCGATCGGCTTCGACGCGTTCGGCATCCACTCGGAGAACTTCGCGCTCAAGCAGGGGATCCACCCCGGCGAGCTGATCCCGCGCAACGTGGAGCGCTTCACCAGGCAGCTGCGCCGCGTGGGCTTCATGTACGACTGGAACCACACCGTCGACACCACGCGCCCGGAGTACTACCGCTGGACGCAGTGGATCTTTTTGCAGCTCTACAAGGCGGGCCTGGCGGAGAAGAAGGAGGCGGCGGTCAACTGGTGCCCCAACTGCAACACCGTGCTCGCCAACGAGCAGGTGGTGGGCGGCGAGTGCGAGCGCTGCGGCACTGCCGTGGAGATGCGCTTCCTGAGCCAGTGGTTCTTTCGCATCACGCAGTACGCGGGGAAGCTGCTGGACAACCTGAAGCAGCTCGACTGGTCTGACACAACGCGAAAGGCGCAGGAGAACTGGATCGGGCGCAGCGACGGGGCGGAGATCCTCTTCCCCATCGTGGGGCAGGACGCGGGCGAGCCGATGGCCGTCTCCGTCTTCACCACGCGGCCGGACACGCTCTTTGGCGCCACCTACATGGTGCTTGCCCCCGAGCACCCGCTGGTGGATCGCATCACGACGGACGGGCAACGCGCCGAGGTGGACGAGTACCGCCGCCAGGCGACCGCCACCGACCTGGTGTCGCGCAAGAAGACGGACAAGACCAAGACGGGCGTGGACACCGGCGCGCGCGCGCTCAACCCGATCAACGGCGAGGAGATCCCCGTCTGGATCGCGGACTACGTGCTGATGGAGTACGGCACGGGCGCCATCATGGCCGTGCCGGGCCACGACGAGCGCGACTTCGAGTTCGCGCAGAAGTTCGGCCTCACCATCCGCCGCGTCGTCGCCGGCGAGGGCGAGGACGGCGACACCCCGCTGGAAGCCGCGTACACGGGCACGGGGCGCCTGGTGAACTCCGGCCGCTTCACGGGGCTGGAGGTGGAGACGGGGAAGATGGCCATCACCACCCACATCGCGCAGCAGGGGGCGGGGACGTCGCGCGTCAACTACCGGCTGCACGACTGGACGATCTCGCGCCAGCGCTACTGGGGTCCGCCCATCCCCATCCTGTACTGCGACGACTGCGGCACCGTGCCCGTGCCCGAGGACCAGCTCCCGGTGCTGCTGCCGCCCATCGAGGACTTCAAGCCGGACGCGTCGGGCGTCTCCCCGCTGGCGCGCCACGAGGAGTGGTACCTCACCGACTGCCCCTCATGCGGCGGCCGCGCGCGCCGCGAGACCGACGTCTCGGACACGTTCCTGGACTCGTCGTGGTACTTCCTGCGCTACCCTTCCGCGGGGAACGAGGCGGTGCCGTTCGACGATGCGGTCACGAAGACGTGGCTCCCGGTGCACAGCTACATCGGCGGCAACGAGCACGCGGTGCTGCACCTGCTGTACTCGCGCTTCATCACGATGGCGCTCAAGGACATGGGGCACGTGGACTTCGAGGAGCCGTTCACCCGCTTCCGCGCGCACGGCCACATCGTGCGCGAGGGCGCCAAGATGTCCAAGTCCAAGGGCAACGTGGTGGTGCCGGACGAGTACATCGCGGAGTGGGGCGCGGACACCTTTCGCACGTTCCTGATGTTCCTGGGCCCGTACCAGGAGGGGGGCGACTTCCGCGACGCGGCGCTGGTGGGGCCGTTCAACTTCCTCAACCGCCTGTGGGACAGCGTCCTCACGGCGGAGGATCGCGAGCTGGACCCGGCCGTCGAGCAGAAGCTGCACGCCACCATCAAAAAGGTGACGGACGACCTGGAGGACCTCTCCTACAACACCGCCATCGCGGCGATGATGGAGTACCTCAACGCCGTCCGCGCCGGCGGTCGCACCCCCGAGCGCGCCGCGGTCGAGCCGCTGGTCCGCCTCGTGGCCCCCTTCGCCCCGCACCTGGCGGAGGAGCTGTGGGAGCGGACGGGCCACACGGACTCCTTCTGGGACGAAGCCGGGTGGCCGTCGTACGACCCGGCGAAGACCGTGGCGGACACGGTGGAGTTCGTGGTGCAGGTGAACGGCAAGGTACGCGCGCGCATGCCCATGCCGCGCGGCATCGCCGAATCCGACGCCCGCGCCGCCGCCCTCGCGGACGAGAACGTGCGCAAGTTCACGGAGGGCAAGGAGGTTCGAAAGGTGATCTTCGTGCCGGACCGGCTGGTGAACCTGGTGGTGGGCTGAGAGGGGCCCCCTCCCCCGCTCGTCACCTCGCGACCCCTCCCCCAATAACTACCTGGGGGAGGGGTTGCTTGCGTCCATTCGTGCGCGTCGGCCGTATTCCCATTCCCCATTCCCCATTCCCCATTCCCCATTCCCCTTCGTTGTGCCCGCCGGCCGCCGTATATATGTTCGAACAGGATCCGCAAACCGCACCCATGGGCGGCCCATGAGAAGCATCTTCCAGGCACCGCCGGTACACCTGATCCTGCGCGCGTACCCGCCCGCTCCGGCGCGGCTGGGGCTGTGGCGCAGGCCGTTCGCGTTCCGTGTGGTGGCGTCGCTGCTCTCGCTGGCGTCGTTCTGGGGGGTGGCGCCGGTGTCGTTCTGGGTGCCGCCGCACTATCCGTGGCCGGTCCTCTGCTTCGTGACGGGGACGTACCTGGCAATCTGGTTCTCGCGCCAGTACCGGGTGCGCTGGTTCGCGGGGCTCTGTCCCCGTTGCGGCAAGGAGCTGGAGCTGCAGCGGGGCGCCGCCATCAACCTGCCGCACTCGCTCACCTGCTTCCACTGCCACTTCGAACCCCAGCTCGAAGCCTTCACCGAAGCCGAGGAGGAGCGCCTCGCGGTCGACGAGCGCCTCCACCTGCGCCACGTCCGCTCCGAGTGCACGGGCAACTGGAGTGAGATCGCGGTCTGGCGGCAGCACTACCTGGCGTGCACCACCTGCGGCGCACGCCATCACGCCACCCCCGCCCTCCGCCACGCCGCCGAAGAAGAAAACGCCACCGGCCGTCTCCTGGAAGAGCTCGCGGACGAGGGCCGGTATCTGTGCTGAGAACCGCAAGTGCGTGAGTGCGTCGTGCCCACAGTGCCAACCCTGCCACCAGCTCAGCCCCAGGCAAAGGCCCCTCTCCCAGCAGTTTGGGCGAGGGGCAGCGAGTAGCGCGCGGGAGAGGGCCCGCGATGCCAGCCACCCGCACAGACCCAGCCCTGCGCCCCTCCCCCAGGTAGTTATTGGGAGAGGGGCCGCGAGGTGACGAGCGGGGGAGGGGGCCCGCACTAACGCACTAACGCACTTCCGTTCATCCCCAGATTCCTCGCCAGAAACGCCCACCGGTCCGCCGCCTCCTCGATCTGCATCTGCGTGGGCTTGCCGGCACCGTGGCCGCCGCGCGTCTCGATGCGGATGAGGACCGGCGCGGGGCCCGCCTGCGCGGCCTGCAGCGCGGCGGCGTACTTGAACGAATGCCCCGGCACCACGCGGTCGTCGTGGTCGCCCGTCGTCACCAGAACGGCCGGGTAGCGCGTCCCCGGCTTGATGTTGTGCAGTGGCGAGTAGGCGTAGATGGACGGGAAGAGCTGCGCGTCGTCCGGCGAGCCGTAGTCCGAGGTCCAGGCCCAGCCGATGGTGAACTTGTGGAAGCGCAGCATGTCCATCACCCCCACCGCGGGGAGCGCCGCGCCGAACAGCTCCGGACGCTGGTTGAGCACCGCGCCCACCAGCAGCCCGCCGTTGGACCCGCCCGAGATGGCCAGCTTCGCCGGCGACGTGTACTTCTGCGCGATGAGGTGCTCCGCCGCGCCGATGAAGTCGTCGAAGACGTTCTGCTTCCGCTCCTTCGTCCCTGCGGCGTGCCACTCCTCGCCGTACTCGCTGCCGCCGCGGATGTTGGCGACCGCGTACACGCCCCCCATCTCCAGCCACACCGCCACGCTCGCGGCGAACCCCGGCGTCATGGCCGAGTTGAAGCCACCGTAGCCGTACAGCAGCGTCGGGTTGTTGCCGTCCAGCGCCATCCCCTTGCGGTGCGTCACGAACATGGGGACGCGCGTGCCGTCCTTGCTCTGGAAGAAGAGCTGCCGCGTCTCGTACTGGCTGGCGTCGAAGGCCACGCGCGGCGCCCACAGCACCGACGAGACCCCGGTGCGCACGTTGTGGCGGTACACCGTGCTGGGGCTGAGGTACGACGCAAAGGAGTAGAACATCTCCGGGTCGTCCGGCTCGCCGGAGAGGCCGCCCAGCGAGCCGAGCCCCGGAAGCTGGATGTCGCGCACCAGCGCGCCGCTCTTTTCGAACACGCGCACGCGCGAGGCCACGTCGTGCATGTACTGCGCGACCACGCGGCCGCCCGCCATCGTCACCCCGCTCATCGCGTCCGCAGCCTGCGGGACCACGGTGCGCCAGCGTTCACGCGCGGGGTTGCGCAGGTCGATGGAGATCACCCGCCCGCGCGGCGCCTCCAGGTCCGTCTGGAAGAAGAAGACGGGCCCGTCGTTCCCCACGTAGCTGTAGTCCGCGTCGAAGTCGTCCAGCAGCTTCACCATCTCCCCGCCGAGGCGCGGAGTGCGGGCGGTGCCCAGATCCTTGATGTACACGCGGTTGCGGCGGTCCGTCCCCTGGGTGACGTTGACCACCAGGTAGCGTCCGTCATCGGTCACGAAGCCGCCGAAGCCCCAGTCCGGCTGGTCCGTGCGCTCGTACACCAGCACGTCGGCGGACTGCGGCGTACCCAGGCGGTGGTAGTACAGCTTCTGGTTGCGCACCGTGGAGGTGAGCGCGTTCCCCGTGGGCTGCGGGTAGCGGGAGTAGAAGAAGCCGCGCCCGTCGTGCGTCCAGCTGATCCCCGAGAACTTCACCCACTGGATGCGGTCGGGGAGGTCGCGCGCCGTGGCCACGTCGCGCACCCGCAGCTCCTGCCAGTCCGATCCGCCGGAAGACACGCCGTACCCCAGCAGCTTCCCGTCCTCGCTCACCGACGTGGCGGAGACGGCCAGCGTGCCGTCCTGCGAGAGGCGATTCGGGTCCAGCACCACGCGCGGCGTGGCGGCGAGCGACGGGGCGGTGTAGAGCACGGACTGGTTCTGCAGCCCGTTGTTCTTCCACCAGAAGTAGCGCCCCGCGCGCTTGAACGGGGTGCCGCTGCGCTCGTAGTTCCAGAGCTGCGTCAGCCGCTGCTCGATGCGGCGCCGCTGCGGGATCGCCTCCAGGTACGAGCTCGTCAGCCGGTTCTGCGCGGTGATCCAGGCGCGCGTCTCGGGCGAGTCGGTGTCCTCCAGCCAGCGGAACGGGTCCGCCACGCTGGTTCCGTGGTAGACGTCCACCTGCTCGCCGCGGCGCGTCTGCGGATACTCCAGGCCCTGCGCGTGCGCCGCCGCGGGTGCGAGTAGCGCCGCCGCCGCGAGCGCCCAGCCGGCGCGGGACGGAACGATTGGGTTCATGGCTCCCATCGGGGTAACGTGGGAAATGTGGAGCGTGATCGTGCCACGATACGAATGTTTTCCCGGGGCGGCAACCGGCCGCGGGCGCTAACCGGAGGCGGATTGTTGTCAAGGGCTTCCGTTTCCGGGAAATCGGAATATGTTTGTCCCTCCCCGGCGGGCCGTCCCGCGCCGCCGCTCCGGCGGTGGAAACGGGGGTTGACGGAGGGGGAGGGGCAGGTTAGATTGGTGGCTCTGTGTCGCGGGGTGGAGCAGCCTGGTAGCTCGTCGGGCTCATAACCCGAAGGTCGCGGGTTCGAATCCCGCCCCCGCTATAGCCCCAAACCCCGCCGCCGAAGCCGGGCGGTTTTTTGTTCGGGGCCAGGTAGCTCAGTTGGTAGAGCATGCGACTGAAAATCGCAGTGTCGGGGGTTCGACTCCCTCCCTGGCCATCTGGGTTGAGAAGGTGAAGTCTGTACGCCTGTAGCTCAATTGGTAGAGCACCGGTCTCCAAAACCGGCGGTTGGGGGTTCGATTCCCTCCGGGCGTGTGCGGACACCATGCGATACGCCGCTATCGTCTAGGGGACTAGGACGGCGCCCTCTCACGGCGCAAACCGGGGTTCGAATCCCCGTAGCGGTATTGTGACGGACAAGCTCGGGACCCGGGCGTTGCTCGCGTAGCTCAGCCGGCAGAGCACTTCCTTGGTAAGGAAGAGGTCATGGGTTCGAGTCCCATCGCGAGCTTGTAGGGAATTGATAGGGATCGGCTCCCATCGTCTATCGGTTAGGACACGACCCTTTCAAGGTTGAGAGCGGGGTTCGATTCCCCGTGGGAGCGCTGGTACGCGGGAATAGCTCAGTTGGTAGAGCGCAACCTTGCCAAGGTTGAGGTCGCCGGTTCGAGCCCGGTTTCCCGCTCTGTTGAAGGACCGGAGAGGAGAGTTCTCCGGAAGCAGTTCCCAAGGGGCCGTAGCTCAGTCGGTTAGAGTGCCGGACTGTCACTCCGGAGGTCGCGGGTTCGAGTCCCGTCGGCCCCGCTTGAAAGATAAGCGAAGCGCTTTTTGAAAATCCGGGTTGGTCCGCCCGCCCTCCGGGGGCGGGCACCACGGGGCCGTAGCTCAGTTGGGAGAGCGCTTGAATGGCATTCAAGAGGTCAGGGGTTCGATTCCCCTCGGCTCCATGGAAGGCGAGTACATGGTGGGGTGGCCGAGTGGCTAATGGCAGCAGACTGTAAATCTGCCGGGCTTCGCCCTACGTAGGTTCGAATCCTACCCCCACCACTTCGGGCAGCATCGGGCGGTTAGCTCAGTTGGTTAGAGCGCCACGTTGACATCGTGGAGGTCACAAGTTCGAGTCTTGTACCGCCCACTGCGCAGTTGGGTACACGCGGGGCTGTAGCTCAGATGGGAGAGCGCTGCAATCGCACTGCAGAGGTCAGGGGTTCGATTCCCCTCAGCTCCATTGGTACGGGAGAGCGCCACCGTAGCTCAGTGGTAGAGCACTCGATTCGTAATCGAGCGGTCGTCGGTTCAATCCCGACCGGTGGCTCTTGTTCAAATCGCCGATCCGGCGTTAGCTTGTAGGCCGTCGCGGGAGTAGCTCAGTTGGTAGAGCATCAGCTTCCCAAGCTGAGGGTCGCGGGTTCGAGCCCCGTCTCCCGCTTGTGTGTGCAGCCCTCTGGTGTAATTGGCAACACGCCTGACTCTGACTCAGGAAAGTCCAGGTTCGATCCCTGGGGGGGCTACTTTCGGTTTCGGTTGCGGGTTTGGAGAGGTGGGTGAGTGGCTAAAACCAACGGTTTGCTAAACCGTCCTGTCCAAAAGACAGACGCGGGTTCGAATCCCGCCCTCTCCGCTCCGCGTTTGGACCGGTGTCCGAGTGGCTTAAGGAGCACGATTGGAAATCGTGTGGGGTGAATAGCCCTCGTGGGTTCGAATCCCACCCGGTCCGCTCGGTGGTCGCAGGGCAGTCGGTAGTTTCGGGACGTGGCTCAGCCCGGTAGAGCACTCGCTTCGGGAGCGAGGGGTCGCCGGTTCAAATCCGGCCGTCCCGACTGTGTGCAGGATCAGGAGGCGTAGTCTAATTGGTAAGGCACCGCACTCGAAATGCGGCGGGCGCAAGCCTTTGGGGGTTCGAGTCCCTCCGCCTCCGTTTGTGGTACCGCAGGACAAGACGAAGCCCCGCATGCGTTTTACGCATGCGGGGCTTCGTTTTTTTTGTGTCACGGAGTGGCGTCAGGGCCGGAACGCCTCGCGCGCGGTGGGGAAGGCGGGGGCGGGGTGCGTGCCGATCTTCTGGGGGGTGTACTCGCTGGCCCAGAAGTCGGGTGGGCCCTCGCTGTCCGCCACGCGGTTGCGAACCGGCTTGACCCCGTGCTTCAGGTAGGCCGCCATGTCGCGCAGCTGCTGGTCCGTCAGGTGGCGCCACGCGGGCCACGGCATCGGTGGGGCCAGGTACTTGGGGCTGCGCGGAAAGTTGCCCTCTCCGCGGACGGTGGAGGTGATCTCCACGTCCGGCGTTTCGCCGGGGCGCAGGCCGTAACGAAGCGCGTTGAAGATCTGCCGCTCGCTGAACCGTCCCATCCCGGTGGTGTTGTCGGGCGTCAGGTTGCGCGGTCGCGTGCGGAACGGCCCGATCTGGAACTCGTCGAAGGGGGCTCCCGGAGCCGTTCCCGCGCCGGCGAGCCACCCCGCCTGCGCGGAATGCGTGGCCCCGCCATGGCATCCGCTGCATGCGGTGGAGGCTACCAGCGCCCGTCCGCGCAGGATCTCGTCGCGCCGGTCCGGCTGGCGCAGCTCCTCATGCTGGGTGGGGAAGGGCGGCATGACGTGCGTGCCGATCTTGTCGGCACCCAGCACGCTCGCCCAGCGGTCGGGCGGCGAGCCGCTGGCGGGCACCTGCTGCCGCACCGGCCGCACGCCGTGCTGGAGGTACGCCGCGATGTCCCACAGCTCCTGGTCCGTCATGAAGCGCCAGTACATCCACGGCATGGCGGGGGAGAGGTAGTCCGGCCGCGCCGGGTGACCGCCCTCCCCCGGCACCGCCGACGTGACCTGCACGTCCGGCGTCGTGGTGGGCCGCAGTCCGTAGCGCAGCGCGTTGAAGAGCTGCCGCGCGCTGTAGCGGCCCGAGCCCGTCTGCGCGTCCGGCGTCAGGTTCGGCGGCCACAGCTTGAAGGGCCCCACGCTGTCGAACGGCGCCGGTCCGGGGCGCCCCGCCAGCCACGCCGCCGAGGTCGGGTTGGTGCCGCCGCCGTGGCACGCTCCGCAGTCGCGCGCGAGCACCAGCTGCCGTCCACGCTGCACCTGCTCCTCCGTAGCCGGGCCGAAGGGGATCCCCCTCCCGGACGATCCCGGGGAGGCCGTGTCTCCCGGGCGTGAACCCCCCGGCACCGGTCCGGCGCAGGCCACGGCGACCAGCCATCCCAAACAGTACAGCCCGCCACGCGCGTGGAGCGACATATCCGTCTCCGTGGTCAGCGAACCTCCAGAACGCCCATCATCCCGTGGTCCTCGTGGTCCAGGATGTGGCAGTGGAACATCCATTTTCCGGGGTAGTTCTCGTAGCGCACGATGAAGCGCACGGTCTGGTGCTTGGGGACGTTCACCGTGTCCTTCCAGGAGCGGAACGGCTCGGGAACACCGTCCCGCTCCAGAACCTGGAACTGGAAGCCGTGCAGGTGGAAAGGGTGGTCCATCCCCACCAGGTTTTCGACCTCCCAGATCTCCGTGGCCCCCAGGGTGGCGCTCACGTCGATGCGGGCCATGTCCATCTCCCGGCCGTTGATCAGCCCCTGGCTGAGCGAGATCACACGCGTCGCCGCCGCACGGGAGGCGTCCAGCACGGGGACCGCGCGGAGCCGGTCCGGTATACGGGGTGCGACGGCGGAGGGGCCGGCATACTCGAGTGTGAGGAGGGGGCGCGCCTTGTTCCAATCCGAGGGGCGCGTCTGCGGTATGTAGCGGTCGTAGGGAAGCGCTTGCAGCTGCGCGTGGGTGCGGGGCGCTCCGGTGCCGCGCACGAGCACCTCCGCGCGCTCCGCGCTCGCAAGCACGATCTCATCCACCTCCACCGGCCGCTCGAAGAGGCCGCCGTCGCTCCCCACGTGCGTCAGCTTGTGCCCCGGGAGCGCGAGCCGGTACACGCGGGACGCGGAGGCGTTGAGGATCCTCCACCGCTGCACCTCTCCGGGACGGATGCGGAGCGTGGGCAGCACCTGTCCGTTCACGAACAGCAGCTCGCCTTCGCGCCCGTTCTCCCGGTCCACGAGTCCCGCGTGCGAGCCTCCGTCCGGCAGGTCTATGGAGCCATCGGGCTTCAGGCGGGTGTCGGTGAGGATCAGCAGCTTCTCGGTGAGGGTGGCCGGGAGCGGATCGTCGGCCGCCCGGACGATGACCGCGCCGGCAAGCCCCTTCGCCACCTGGTAGCCGGTGCGGTGATGGGGGTGCGGATGGTACCAGTACGTCCCGGCGCTCCCCGGCCGAACGGTGAAGGCGTAGTCCCGCGTCTCTCCGGGCTCCACCGGGTGGAACGGGCTGCCGTCCGACTCGAAGGGGAGGTTCAGCCCGTGCCAGTGCACCGTGGTCTGCTCGGGAAGGTCGTTGCGGAAGTGCACGATTACCCGGTCGCCCTCGCGCAGCTCCAGGGTGGGGCCGGGTATCTGGCCGTTGTACGCGAACACCTCCGAGGTGGTCCCCGCCACGAGTGAGGTGCGGAGCCGGGCGGCGGTGAGGCTCACCTCCACCCTCCGCGGAGCCGGCGAGACGTCTGCCAGCGCGGGAGGAGTGCGGAGCGTGTCCGCGCCCGTTGGCAGAGCGCCGTGGCTGGCCGCCGCGGAGGAGAGCGGCGTGCCGACGAGCGCAGCCGAAGCGGCGAGCAGAAGCAGGAGGGAGGATGCTGGGCGCATGGGAGTTCTTCGGAGAAGAGGGGGCGGAGAGCAGCGGCATGCGAACCGGATCGGGCCCCCACAGAACATCAACGACAAGCATTTCGTATACCGCTTGGTGCAGTCGCTGCAAGTGCCCGTCTGATACGGAATTACGAATCCATGTCCGATTTTATTTTACGTCCAATCGGGGCCTCCGTGCCCCAGACTGTAGCATGCGTGCCCCGCGCCGGGCATGGCGCGCTCAGCACGGCACAGCGCGTCAGCGCGTCTCGTGGCCCGGGCGGGTTCGATCTCCCGAGCCGGTCAGCAGAACCAAGTGGCGATTCTACTGACCCAATGCAAATCCTGCTAACAATCCAATCCAGATCGTACTGACGATCCAATATGAATCCTACTAAAGGTCCGAGACCGCGATTGTACTACGTCGATATCTTTCAGCAGTCCGGGAGGAATCTCCGCTGAGACCGACGAGGCAAGGGCCCTGCACGGCGTTCATGCCTGCGGAGCTATCGCCCGTCGACGACGTGCTCCGCCGAAACCGCTCCAGCTCCCTTGCTCGCGGTCGGACTGAAACCTGCATGGGCGGCGGGCTTCGTTTGCGGTACGGACCCCGGCGGGCTCGCCCGCACCTCGTCAACGACCTCGACGGAACGGCTAGCGAAATGGACCAGCAGCAGAGCAAGA
Coding sequences within it:
- the leuS gene encoding leucine--tRNA ligase: MSSEHITGSYQPAEVERKWQARWDERGTNTWTEEELRTAARPFYNLMMFPYPSAEGLHVGNIYAFTGADIFGRFKRLQGYDVFEPIGFDAFGIHSENFALKQGIHPGELIPRNVERFTRQLRRVGFMYDWNHTVDTTRPEYYRWTQWIFLQLYKAGLAEKKEAAVNWCPNCNTVLANEQVVGGECERCGTAVEMRFLSQWFFRITQYAGKLLDNLKQLDWSDTTRKAQENWIGRSDGAEILFPIVGQDAGEPMAVSVFTTRPDTLFGATYMVLAPEHPLVDRITTDGQRAEVDEYRRQATATDLVSRKKTDKTKTGVDTGARALNPINGEEIPVWIADYVLMEYGTGAIMAVPGHDERDFEFAQKFGLTIRRVVAGEGEDGDTPLEAAYTGTGRLVNSGRFTGLEVETGKMAITTHIAQQGAGTSRVNYRLHDWTISRQRYWGPPIPILYCDDCGTVPVPEDQLPVLLPPIEDFKPDASGVSPLARHEEWYLTDCPSCGGRARRETDVSDTFLDSSWYFLRYPSAGNEAVPFDDAVTKTWLPVHSYIGGNEHAVLHLLYSRFITMALKDMGHVDFEEPFTRFRAHGHIVREGAKMSKSKGNVVVPDEYIAEWGADTFRTFLMFLGPYQEGGDFRDAALVGPFNFLNRLWDSVLTAEDRELDPAVEQKLHATIKKVTDDLEDLSYNTAIAAMMEYLNAVRAGGRTPERAAVEPLVRLVAPFAPHLAEELWERTGHTDSFWDEAGWPSYDPAKTVADTVEFVVQVNGKVRARMPMPRGIAESDARAAALADENVRKFTEGKEVRKVIFVPDRLVNLVVG
- a CDS encoding prolyl oligopeptidase family serine peptidase; this encodes MNPIVPSRAGWALAAAALLAPAAAHAQGLEYPQTRRGEQVDVYHGTSVADPFRWLEDTDSPETRAWITAQNRLTSSYLEAIPQRRRIEQRLTQLWNYERSGTPFKRAGRYFWWKNNGLQNQSVLYTAPSLAATPRVVLDPNRLSQDGTLAVSATSVSEDGKLLGYGVSSGGSDWQELRVRDVATARDLPDRIQWVKFSGISWTHDGRGFFYSRYPQPTGNALTSTVRNQKLYYHRLGTPQSADVLVYERTDQPDWGFGGFVTDDGRYLVVNVTQGTDRRNRVYIKDLGTARTPRLGGEMVKLLDDFDADYSYVGNDGPVFFFQTDLEAPRGRVISIDLRNPARERWRTVVPQAADAMSGVTMAGGRVVAQYMHDVASRVRVFEKSGALVRDIQLPGLGSLGGLSGEPDDPEMFYSFASYLSPSTVYRHNVRTGVSSVLWAPRVAFDASQYETRQLFFQSKDGTRVPMFVTHRKGMALDGNNPTLLYGYGGFNSAMTPGFAASVAVWLEMGGVYAVANIRGGSEYGEEWHAAGTKERKQNVFDDFIGAAEHLIAQKYTSPAKLAISGGSNGGLLVGAVLNQRPELFGAALPAVGVMDMLRFHKFTIGWAWTSDYGSPDDAQLFPSIYAYSPLHNIKPGTRYPAVLVTTGDHDDRVVPGHSFKYAAALQAAQAGPAPVLIRIETRGGHGAGKPTQMQIEEAADRWAFLARNLGMNGSALVR
- a CDS encoding c-type cytochrome encodes the protein MQRGRQLVLARDCGACHGGGTNPTSAAWLAGRPGPAPFDSVGPFKLWPPNLTPDAQTGSGRYSARQLFNALRYGLRPTTTPDVQVTSAVPGEGGHPARPDYLSPAMPWMYWRFMTDQELWDIAAYLQHGVRPVRQQVPASGSPPDRWASVLGADKIGTHVMPPFPTQHEELRQPDRRDEILRGRALVASTACSGCHGGATHSAQAGWLAGAGTAPGAPFDEFQIGPFRTRPRNLTPDNTTGMGRFSERQIFNALRYGLRPGETPDVEITSTVRGEGNFPRSPKYLAPPMPWPAWRHLTDQQLRDMAAYLKHGVKPVRNRVADSEGPPDFWASEYTPQKIGTHPAPAFPTAREAFRP
- a CDS encoding multicopper oxidase family protein; its protein translation is MRPASSLLLLLAASAALVGTPLSSAAASHGALPTGADTLRTPPALADVSPAPRRVEVSLTAARLRTSLVAGTTSEVFAYNGQIPGPTLELREGDRVIVHFRNDLPEQTTVHWHGLNLPFESDGSPFHPVEPGETRDYAFTVRPGSAGTYWYHPHPHHRTGYQVAKGLAGAVIVRAADDPLPATLTEKLLILTDTRLKPDGSIDLPDGGSHAGLVDRENGREGELLFVNGQVLPTLRIRPGEVQRWRILNASASRVYRLALPGHKLTHVGSDGGLFERPVEVDEIVLASAERAEVLVRGTGAPRTHAQLQALPYDRYIPQTRPSDWNKARPLLTLEYAGPSAVAPRIPDRLRAVPVLDASRAAATRVISLSQGLINGREMDMARIDVSATLGATEIWEVENLVGMDHPFHLHGFQFQVLERDGVPEPFRSWKDTVNVPKHQTVRFIVRYENYPGKWMFHCHILDHEDHGMMGVLEVR